A genomic stretch from Oscarella lobularis chromosome 11, ooOscLobu1.1, whole genome shotgun sequence includes:
- the LOC136192774 gene encoding uncharacterized protein: MKSYAAKVVLIGDERCGKSSVCEVFRRGTWPRDYEATVEEKWTDCVTTVGKRKHAVNMTVVDTSGQEAYDRLRPLSYDDTDIVAICFDISSASSLANVVSKWHVEAKNFCSSAFVVLVGCKADKRQIESRLSSISQEQAIEVAGAIGAKHYVECSAFDRPSVKKVFECAGEAAIKRRRKLKSRNSWWRGLVA; encoded by the exons ATGAAGTCGTATGCTGCTAAAGTCGTTCTcatcggcgacgaacgctgcGGAAAATCGAGCGTCTGTGAAGTGTTTCGTCGCGGCACTTGGCCTCGA GACTACGAGGCGACCGTGGAGGAAAAATGGACGGATTGCGTGACCACAgtaggaaaacgaaagcacGCAGTCAACATGACTGTCGTCGACACGTCAG GTCAGGAAGCTTACGACCGATTGCGACCGCTTTCTTACGACGACACAGACATTGTTGCCATATGCTTCGACATATCTTCGGCATCGTCGCTGGCGAACGTCGTTTCTAAG TGGCATGTTGAAGCGAAGAACTTCTGCTCGTCTGCGTTTGTCGTTCTTGTTGGTTGCAAAGCGGACAAGAGGCAAATCGAAAGCCGATTGTCGTCAATTTCGCAAGAACAA GCTATCGAAGTGGCTGGCGCCATCGGTGCGAAACACTACGTCGAGTGCAGTGCATTCGATCGCCCGTCAGTTAAGAAAGTATTCGAATGCGCCGGCGAGGCGGCGATCAAGAGGCGGAGAAAACTCAAATCAAGGAATTCTTGGTGGCGAGGGCTCGTCGCTTGA
- the LOC136192690 gene encoding signal peptidase complex catalytic subunit SEC11A-like produces MDISSWFDEIRRMNKRQLYYQVLNFGMIVSSALMIWKGLMVVTGSESPIVVVLSGSMEPAFYRGDLLFLTNHQDDPIRVGEIVVFKIEGRDIPIVHRVIKLHQKDRNETGDERGPYSSPPMKFLTKGDNNQVDDRGLYAKGQMWLQRKDVVGRARGYLPYVGIVTILMNDYPKFKYLLLASLGIFVLLNREAN; encoded by the exons ATGGACATTTCTAGCTGGTTCGACGAAATACGGCGTATGAACAAACGTCAA CTCTACTATCAAGTCCTCAACTTCGGCAtgatcgtctcgtcggcgcTCATGATCTGGAAGGGCTTGATGGTGGTAACAGGCAGCGAGAGCcccattgtcgtcgtcctgAGCGGCAGCATGGAACCGGCCTTCTATCGCGGcgatctcctctttcttACCAATCACCAAGACGATCCGAttcgcgtcggcgaaatcgtcgtcttcaaaatCGAAGGGCGCGACATACCGATCGTTCATCGGGTCATCAAACTCCACCAGAAGGACAGAAACGAAACCGGCGACGAAAGGGGCCCCTATTCGTCGCCACCGATGAAATTTCTCACGAAAGGCGACAACAATCAGGTCGACGATCGCGGCCTTTACGCCAAGGGGCAGATGTGGTTGCAGCGCAAGGACGTTGTCGGTAGAGCGAGGGGCTATCTACCCTACGTCGGCATAGTCACCATACTCATGAATGACTATCCCAAATTCAAG TATCTGCTTTTGGCGAGCCTTGGAATTTTTGTTCTTCTAAATAGAGAAGCAAACTGA
- the LOC136192771 gene encoding meiotic recombination protein REC114-like — MSAVFSWRLSKYARCVSARGPGPTRHWERIGRPEDVTTLLLIDGEHLIVRQGATTILESLALYNAAEWLECTTKSDDAAFLIKRGGANGGKRAFRVRFANGEAKCRECAEKLRAASIPVKIAGARGEVGSQLSQRGGFDFSQEPLPPPPPPPPQRDVDEPGIDSATLPSYTIRAVAEHVVDRCPLPPAYCAGAAETGYPDRDDDDVGTLVRLCLTDPSFPSFVEKVEEAMKEIMSGE; from the coding sequence ATGTCAGCAGTCTTCTCCTGGCGACTATCGAAATACGCACGATGCGTGAGCGCGCGTGGCCCCGGTCCCACTCGACACTGGGAACGAATCGGGCGTCCAGAGGACGTAACGACGCTCCTGCTCATCGACGGCGAGCATCTCATTGTTCGTCAAGGCGCGACGACCATACTCGAAAGCCTAGCGTTGTACAACGCCGCCGAATGGCTCGAATGCACGACGAAATCAGACGACGCCGCGTTCCTGATAAAACGGGGAGGCGCCAACGGGGGAAAACGCGCttttcgcgttcgctttGCCAACGGCGAAGCGAAATGTCGCGAGTGCGCGGAAAAATTGCGCGCCGCTTCGATTCCAGTGAAAATTGCGGGAGCCCGCGGCGAAGTGGGATCCCAATTGTCGCAACGGGGAGGATTTGATTTCAGTCAAGAACCGttgcctcctcctccccctcctcccccgcaacgcgacgtcgacgaaccgGGAATCGACTCGGCGACTTTGCCGTCGTATACTAttcgcgccgtcgccgaacaCGTGGTCGACCGGTGTCCACTTCCGCCTGCCTATTGCGCCGGCGCGGCGGAGACGGGGTACCccgatcgcgacgacgacgacgtgggaACGCTCGTGAGGCTCTGTCTCACCGATCCCAGTTTCCCTTCGTTTGTCGAGAAGGTCGAGGAAGCGATGAAGGAAATCATGTCAGGCGagtag
- the LOC136193022 gene encoding histone H1-delta-like, protein MSAKTKSKTTKKAKAPAAAAAVEGQKKKRSAPSHKPYADLVREAIVSLKERKGSSRQAIAKYIDTQYPELSNAQLHIRRALKRLVENGALVQTSGTGASGSFKIATNARSSKPARKKKAVESDDDDEEEAAPPAKKPARKAPAKKTPAKKTPAKKVEPRKKPAPAAAAAAAVKSPAKKKSADAPKKAPAKKKTPTVKASAKKKPAAKKSNRKKAAAESKTAEE, encoded by the coding sequence ATGTCAGCTAAAACtaaatcgaagacgacgaaaaaagcgaaagcgcctgccgccgccgctgccgtaGAAGgccaaaagaagaaacgctcTGCGCCGAGTCACAAACCGTACGCGGATCTCGTGAGGGAAGCGATCGTCTCGCTGAAGGAACGCAAGGGCTCGTCGCGTCAGGCGATCGCGAAATACATCGACACCCAGTATCCGGAGCTCTCAAACGCTCAACTGCACATTCGTCGCGCGCTcaagcgtctcgtcgaaaacggcgcTCTCGTTCAAACGTCGGGCACAGGCGCGTCCGGGTCGTTCAAAATAGCGACTAACGCGCGCAGCTCGAAAccggcgagaaagaagaaagctgtcgaaagtgacgacgacgacgaagaagaagcagcgcCGCCCGCGAAAAAACCTGCGAGAAAGGCCCCTGCGAAGAAGACCCCAGCAAAAAAGACCCCAGCAAAAAAGGTCGAACCGAGGAAAAAACCGGcgcctgctgctgctgctgctgctgctgtgaAATCGCCGGCTAAGAAAAAGTCAGCTGATGCTCCAAAGAAAGCTccagcaaagaagaaaactccGACGGTGAAGGCTTCGGCTAAGAAGAAGCCGGCTGCAAAGAAGTCGAATCGAAAGAAGGCGGCTGCTGAGAGTAAGACAGCGGAGGAATGA
- the LOC136192769 gene encoding uncharacterized protein yields the protein MFEARLVQGSLLKKILEAIGNISTEANFDCSSSGISLQTMDSSHVCLVSLLLRSETFDPFRCDRNLTLGMKISSVSKILRCAGNDDTITIRAEEGGDVVGFLFESQNQDKVSDYELKLMNIDQDHLGIPDTDYDCVIQLPSSEFQRICRDLSSIGESVEISCSKEGIRFSVAGDVGSGSVTLRQNATIDKEDGSVNITMNEPCTLSVALKYLNFFTKASSLSNTVTISMHKDVPLAVEYLIGDTGHIRFYLAPKIGDDDEDQTQPGAGGGIAKIEEEDDD from the exons ATGTTCGAAGCTCGACTCGTCCAGGGAAGCCTCTTGAAAAAGATTCTCGAGGCGATCGGCAACATATCAACAGAGGCGAATTTCGATTGCTCGAGTTCGGGAATCAGCCTCCAGACGATGGACTCGAGCCACGTCTgcctcgtttctcttctcctgCGATCAGAAACCTTTGATCCGTTTCGATGCGATCGAAATCTGACGCTCGGCATGAAAATATCGAG CGTCAGCAAGATCCTGCGATGCgctggaaacgacgacacgaTAACGATACGAGCCGAAGAAGGcggagacgtcgtcggattTTTATTCGAGAGTCAAA ATCAGGACAAGGTGTCTGACTATGAACTCAAGTTGATGAATATCGATCAAGATCATCTAGGAATCCCT GATACCGATTATGATTGCGTCATTCAACTTCCTTCGTCCGAATTCCAGAGAATTTGTCGCGATCTGAGCAGCATTGGGGAATCCG TGGAGATTTCCTGCTCAAAGGAGggaattcgattttctgtcGCTGGAGACGTTGGCAGCGGATCAGTCACACTGAGACAAAATGCAACAATTGACAAAGAAGACGGAAGT GTTAACATAACGATGAACGAACCGTGCACGTTGTCCGTTGCTCTGAAGTATCTTAATTTCTTCACCAAAGCGAGCAGCCTATCGAACACCGTAACCATTTCCATGCACAAAGACGTTCCTCTTG CTGTTGAGTACTTGATTGGCGACACGGGCCACATTCGATTTTATCTGGCGCCGAAAATTGGGGACGATGATGAAGATCAGACTCAGCCAGGTGCAGGAGGAGGCATTGCTAAGATTGAGGAAGAGGATGATGACTAA
- the LOC136192689 gene encoding tudor domain-containing protein 3-like has translation MASALVKKGWHLSAEGVGLCGEACGNKDASLEKAALDLDLKRVGSPSLPDGIQRGQSLILKGPLILQVQKVRNVAAPKSNQTSMHSPRMLKLQLTDGHLSCSALEMTHVPHLKMSLLPGSKIQLLGDVEVDHGFILLHEHNVRLLGGKVEGMIEKWELSQKLATHVREGGNEGVAPPPWVPFSEISKGKVSGTIDTKKAGGQSSRTSSSGRQTQQRNSYEGRGGRGGLKSASVPSFSRPSSDLKDMEDWGRDEQPKRRWQDQGGHSQERGRGRGRGGRGQRGKSRGRERGVGEGDSSWYTGERLEFRKSNPEPRQRRGDYREKDLATSMTELHVSRPPPPRQQDKFPGQPKPSSALATALKEKVPNPK, from the exons ATGGCTTCTGCTTTGGTGAAAAAGGGCTG GCATTTGAGTGCCGAAGGCGTTGGGCTGTGTGGAGAAGCCTGCGGAAATAAAGACGCGTCACTTGAAAAGGCGGCCTTAGAC TTGGATCTGAAACGAGTCGGAAGTCCTTCTCTTCCAGATGGAATCCAAAGAGGCCAGTCGCTAATA CTGAAAGGGCCGCTAATTCTGCAGGTGCAGAAAGTGCGAAATGTGGCGGCGCCTAAATCAAATCAGACATCAATGCATTCACCTCGAATGTTGAAATTGCAACTGACTGATGGCCATCTGAGTTGCAGTGCTCTGGAAATGACGCACGTGCCTCATTTGAA GATGTCGCTTTTGCCTGGTAGCAAGATCCAATTGCTGGGCGATGTTGAAGTTGATCATGGCTTCATCTTGCTACACGAGCACAACGTTCGTTTGCTAGGTGGCAAGGTGGAGGGTATGATTGAAAAATGGGAGCTGAGTCAG AAATTGGCTACTCATGTGAGAGAGGGCGGAAACGAAGGCGTTGCTCCTCCGCCGTGGGTTCCATTCAGTGAA ATCAGTAAAGGGAAAGTTTCTGGTACAATAGATACAAAAAAAGCGGGAGGTCAGTCTAGTAGAACGTCTTCAAGTGGCAGACAGACCCAACAAAGAAATTCTT acgaaggaagaggaggaagaggaggccTAAAATCAGCCTCAGTACCCAGCTTTTCGCGACCCAGTTCTGATTTGAAGGACATGGAAGACTGGGGACGGGATGAACAACCCAAGCGACGATG GCAGGATCAAGGTGGCCACAGCCAGgaacgaggaagaggaagaggaagaggaggaagaggacaaAGAGGCAAAagcagaggaagagaaagaggagtaGGTGAAGGTGACTCGTCATGGTACACTGGAGAACGCCTTGAATTCCGAAAAAGCAATCCAGAACCAAGACAAAGGAGAGGAGACTACAGGGAGAAAGACCTAGCTACAAGCATGACCGAACTGCACGTTTCTCGCCCTCCGCCGCCAAGGCAGCAAGATAAATTTCCCGGACAGCCAAAGCCAAGTTCAGCCCTAGCAACAGcactgaaagaaaaagtccCAAACCCTAAATAA
- the LOC136193305 gene encoding GPN-loop GTPase 2-like isoform X2 codes for MFSQIVIGPPGSGKTTYCRAMHEFMTALGRKVAVVNLDPANDHLPYTATVDISHLIKLEDVMEKFRLGPNGGLIYCMEFLEANISWLEAKLAELASQNHYVLFDCPGQVELYTHHNAVRNIVQRLLKSNHRLAAVHLVDSHYCSDPAKFVSVLLTSLTTMIQLELPHVNVLSKVDLIEQCGQLSFGLDFYTNVLDLSFLVDRLHDDPFFSRHKKMNEAICGVIEDYSLVSFITLNIQDKQSVANVVKAVDKANGYVFGAGERQCDDVFSLMSSAFGADFDFFKTSSVKEKYFETEKTE; via the exons ATGTTTTCTCAAATCGTCATCGGGCCTCCTGGCTCAGGAAAGACGACCTATTGCCGTGCAATGCACGAATTCATGACTGCATTGGGCCGAAAAGTTGCTGTAGTCAATCTCGACCCGGCGAACGATCATCTTCCCTATACAGCAACCGTAGACATTTCCCATCTCATCAAACTGGAAGACGTCATGGAAAAATTTCGCCTGGGTCCCAACGGGGGTCTCATTTACTGCATGGAATTTCTAGAGGCCAACATAAGTTGGCTAGAGGCAAAGCTGGCAGAACTTGCCAGTCAAAATCACTACGTACTGTTCGATTGCCCCGGGCAAGTCGAACTGTACACGCATCACAATGCAGTAAGGAACATTGTACAGAGACTTTTGAAGAGCAATCACAGG CTGGCTGCTGTTCATCTTGTCGACTCTCACTATTGCAGTGATCCGGCGAAATTCGTTTCCGTGCTTCTTACGTCTCTTACGACGATGATTCAGCTGGAGTTGCCTCACGTCAACGTTCTATCCAAAGTCGATTTGATAGAGCAGTGTGGTCAACTAA GTTTTGGGTTGGATTTTTATACCAACGTACTGGATCTCTCCTTCTTAGTGGATCGTCTCCACGATGACCCATTCTTTAGCCGACACAAGAAAATGAATGAAGCCATTTGCGGAGTCATCGAAGACTACAGTCTAGTTTCATTCATCACTCTAAACATTCAA GATAAGCAGAGTGTGGCTAACGTTGTCAAGGCGGTTGACAAGGCAAATGGCTACGTTTTCGGTGCCGGTGAACGTCAGTGTGATgatgttttctctttgatgTCGTCTGCTTTTGGAGCCGActtcgactttttcaa GACGTCAAGTGTGAAGGAGAAGTATTTTGAAACCGAAAAAACCGAATGA
- the LOC136192761 gene encoding mitogen-activated protein kinase kinase kinase 7-like, whose translation MDPNSSTSLSQIQFDEINYSEIDFIGTVNSGTYGVIKKARWRGLIVAVKTMESEDEKKAFRNELKQLSRVKHENIVFLYGACVNEKVCLVMEYAEGGSLYDFLHGTDIAYSTAQAMYWLSQCAKGVAYLHSIRLVHRDLKSPNLLLVGDGTRLKICDFGTACEFRTHMTNCTGSAAWMAPEVFEGNNYTEKCDVYSFGIILWEVTARKKPFDDIGGPAFRIMWAVHQGERPHDIQGMPKALENLMKKCWDKNPHERPSFTDVDEFMEFVMQNCPGYNEPLFYDGSEDFDPNVGSQAGSSVADASTATAIYQPMEPPQMTTTASSPQHPDPPQYPDPPHHSQSHQQQFSSRPAALVKAMGDLQLHQPVPPQQQYQPLPLQPYHHYQQAQQPQYPYPTRPHSESGFQQSYPDHPHALFPLPGADERGRPPVNRSQSTDMPHHHNPHHYPTSQEYGVGYRSNPGPSPWPPSNWQNQPAQQPITTTQEQYYDYQHLQQQQQQQQQQRHHMPLLPYGETDQRLQPPTQYESGRAAASRDASRNSLIRLSQNREKPDVKFPELDWQNQPLPPATNSWESEKIYEDHCRLAETYLQLRAEIRRQEEKRAQLDRMLTADRNELVSGRKRLERYTQLMGQKEHLLIQQKSYRAELDNM comes from the exons ATGGACCCCAATTCCTCGACGTCTCTGAGCCAAATTCAgttcgacgaaatcaactACTCGGAAATCGATTTTATTGGC ACGGTGAATTCTGGCACGTACGGCGTCATCAAGAAAGCGAGATGGCGCGGCctaatcgtcgccgtcaaaacgatggagagcgaagacgagaagaaagcatTTCGTAACGAG CTCAAGCAACTCTCTCGCGTGAAACACGAAAacatcgtttttctctatGGAGCGTGCGTCAACGAAAAG GTGTGCCTTGTGATGGAGTACGCTGAAGGCGGCTCCCTTTATGACT TTCTTCATGGAACGGACATTGCGTATTCGACGGCTCAGGCGATGTATTGGCTGTCACAGTGTGCAAAGGGCGTTGCCTATTTGCACAGCATTAGACTTGTTCATAGAGACTTGAAGTCACCCAA tCTTTTGCTTGTTGGTGATGGAACGCGATTGAAAATCTGTGACTTTGGAACGGCATGCGAGTTTCGAACTCACATGACTAATTGTACAGGAAGTGCCGCTTGGATGGCACCAGAAGTTTTTGAAG GAAATAACTACACGGAAAAATGTGATGTATACAG TTTTGGCATCATTTTATGGGAAGTGACAGCACGGAAAAAACCGTTTGACGATATTGGAGGCCCGGCCTTCAGAATCATGTGGGCAGTCCATCAAG GGGAAAGACCACATGATATTCAGGGCATGCCAAAAGCGTTGGAGAATCTTATGAAAAA GTGTTGGGATAAAAATCCTCATGAGAGACCGTCCTTTACGGATGTGGACGAGTTTATGGAATTCGTTATGCAG AATTGTCCGGGCTACAACGAGCCTCTCTTTTACGACGGAAGTGAAGATTTCGACCCGA ACGTTGGTTCTCAAGCGGGAAGCTCCGTTGCAGACGCGAGCACAGCAACGGCAATATACCAGCCAATGGAACCGCCTCAAATGACGACTACAGCTTCATCTCCTCAGCACCCAGATCCTCCCCAGTACCCAGATCCTCCTCATCACTCTCAATCTCATCAACAGCAGTTCTCCTCGCGTCCAGCGGCTTTAGTCAAAGCCATGGGCGATCTGCAACTGCATCAACCGGTGCCTCCGCAACAGCAATATCAGCCCCTTCCACTACAACCGTATCATCATTATCAGCAGGCACAGCAGCCTCAGTATCCTTACCCAACGA GACCTCATTCCGAAAGCGGCTTTCAGCAGTCCTACCCGGATCATCCCCACGCCCTGTTTCCCCTCCCCGGTGCGGATGAACGCGGCCGACCTCCCGTCAATCGATCCCAGAGCACTGACATGCCCCATCACCACAATCCACATCACTACCCCACCTCTCAAGAGTACGGCGTAGGATACCGAAGCAATCCAGGACCGTCGCCATGGCCACCGTCAAACTGGCAGAATCAGCCCGCTCAGCAGCCGATTACGACTACTCAAGAGCAATATTATGATTATCAGCATcttcagcaacagcagcaacagcaacagcaacaacggCATCATATGCCTTTGCTACCGTATGGTGAGACGGACCAGAGACTCCAACCACCAACGCAGTATGAAAGTGGGCGCGCTGCGGCTTCTCGAGACGCCAGCAGGAACAGTTTAATCCGTTTGTCGCAGAATCGAG AAAAACCTGACGTCAAGTTTCCTGAGTTGGACTGGCAGAATCAG ccgctgccgccggcgacgaattcCTGGGAGTCGGAGAAGATATACGAGGATCACTGCCGG TTAGCTGAAACGTATCTCCAATTGCGAGCGGAAATTAGGCGgcaggaagagaaaag AGCTCAGCTGGACCGAATGTTGACGGCTGACAGAAACGAGCTGGTTAGCGGTAGAAAACGGCTGGAAAGGTACACACAGTTGATGGGACAGAAG GAGCACCTGCTCATACAGCAAAAGAGCTACAGAGCCGAACTAGATAATATGTGA
- the LOC136193305 gene encoding GPN-loop GTPase 2-like isoform X1, translated as MFSQIVIGPPGSGKTTYCRAMHEFMTALGRKVAVVNLDPANDHLPYTATVDISHLIKLEDVMEKFRLGPNGGLIYCMEFLEANISWLEAKLAELASQNHYVLFDCPGQVELYTHHNAVRNIVQRLLKSNHRLAAVHLVDSHYCSDPAKFVSVLLTSLTTMIQLELPHVNVLSKVDLIEQCGQLSFGLDFYTNVLDLSFLVDRLHDDPFFSRHKKMNEAICGVIEDYSLVSFITLNIQDKQSVANVVKAVDKANGYVFGAGERQCDDVFSLMSSAFGADFDFFKSFIPCSCRDSQYIDRPFLFVRVGRQV; from the exons ATGTTTTCTCAAATCGTCATCGGGCCTCCTGGCTCAGGAAAGACGACCTATTGCCGTGCAATGCACGAATTCATGACTGCATTGGGCCGAAAAGTTGCTGTAGTCAATCTCGACCCGGCGAACGATCATCTTCCCTATACAGCAACCGTAGACATTTCCCATCTCATCAAACTGGAAGACGTCATGGAAAAATTTCGCCTGGGTCCCAACGGGGGTCTCATTTACTGCATGGAATTTCTAGAGGCCAACATAAGTTGGCTAGAGGCAAAGCTGGCAGAACTTGCCAGTCAAAATCACTACGTACTGTTCGATTGCCCCGGGCAAGTCGAACTGTACACGCATCACAATGCAGTAAGGAACATTGTACAGAGACTTTTGAAGAGCAATCACAGG CTGGCTGCTGTTCATCTTGTCGACTCTCACTATTGCAGTGATCCGGCGAAATTCGTTTCCGTGCTTCTTACGTCTCTTACGACGATGATTCAGCTGGAGTTGCCTCACGTCAACGTTCTATCCAAAGTCGATTTGATAGAGCAGTGTGGTCAACTAA GTTTTGGGTTGGATTTTTATACCAACGTACTGGATCTCTCCTTCTTAGTGGATCGTCTCCACGATGACCCATTCTTTAGCCGACACAAGAAAATGAATGAAGCCATTTGCGGAGTCATCGAAGACTACAGTCTAGTTTCATTCATCACTCTAAACATTCAA GATAAGCAGAGTGTGGCTAACGTTGTCAAGGCGGTTGACAAGGCAAATGGCTACGTTTTCGGTGCCGGTGAACGTCAGTGTGATgatgttttctctttgatgTCGTCTGCTTTTGGAGCCGActtcgactttttcaagTCATTTATACCCTGCAGTTGTCGTGACTCGCAGTATATTGATCGcccgtttctttttgttcgCGTAGGACGTCAAGTGTGA
- the LOC136192691 gene encoding U3 small nucleolar ribonucleoprotein protein IMP3-like: MVRALKFHEKKLLKKVDFISWKTDGGIREAKILRRYHIQKREDYAKYNRLCGAIQSLATKIKALDARDPFRVDATRQLLEKVYNIGLIPTRKNLALCDKVSASAFCRRRLPVVMVRLRMAQRVKDAVRFVEQGHVRVGTDVVTDPAYLVTRTMEDFVTWANASKIRKHVMDYNEERDDFDML, translated from the coding sequence ATGGTTCGTGCGTTGAAGTTCCACGAGAAAAAGCTTCTAAAAAAGGTCGACTTCATCTCGTGGAAGACCGACGGCGGAATTCGCGAAGCAAAAATCCTTCGTCGCTATCACATCCAAAAGCGCGAAGACTACGCGAAATACAATCGCTTGTGCGGCGCAATCCAATCACTTGCGACGAAAATCAAGGCTCTCGACGCGCGCGATCCCTTtcgagtcgacgcgacgcgacaaCTTCTCGAAAAAGTCTACAATATCGGACTGATtccgacgcgaaaaaatctcgcACTTTGCGACAAAGTTTCCGCTTCGGCGTTCTGCCGACGTCGTCTACCCGTTGTCATGGTGCGCCTGCGCATGGCGCAGCGCGTCAAGGACGCCGTTCGATTTGTCGAACAGGGTCACGTGCGCGTCGGAACGGACGTCGTCACCGATCCCGCCTATTTGGTGACTCGAACTATGGAGGATTTCGTCACGTGGGCGAATGCCTCAAAAATACGAAAGCATGTTATGGACTACAATGAGGAGCGTGACGATTTTGACATGTTATGA
- the LOC136192770 gene encoding ciliary microtubule associated protein 1A-like: MSNASTEGPMIAAKLTGPGPAKYNLASTCGFVNHNPTKAKNPAFKIGLRTWPPLSQNSGPGPGAYSLPANVVRFGKDGYPSYSLYSRPKDLSQFKTPGPAAYQSGSFLPGHVSKAPAYSLGGRTRMLASDKTPAPNSYNLPSFMGPRSHNKASAPAYSIVGRSKNGSFHEDLKKTPGPGTYQIVDTSVLKRRNPMYSITGRNMLPGDSTVKPGPGRYSPEKSFPTKKAAPRFSFGVRHSEYTAPVLDVSID; the protein is encoded by the exons ATGTCCAACGCTTCCACCGAAGGCCCGATGATCGCGGCAAAGCTGACCGGTCCCGGACCGGCAAAATACAACTTGGCCAGCACGTGCGGATTCGTGAATCACAATCCGACCAAAGCGAAAAATCCCGCGTTCAAAATCGGACTTCGAACGTGGCCCCCGCTCAGTCAAAATTCGGGTCCCGGACCGGGAGCCTACAGTCTGCCCGCGAATGTCGTGCGCTTTGGCAAAGACGGTTATCCTTCATATTCTCTGTACAGTCGCCCGAAAGATCTCAGTCAATTCAAGACCCCGGGGCCAG CCGCATACCAGAGCGGAAGTTTTTTGCCGGGACACGTTTCTAAGGCACCAGCGTACTCGCTGGGAGGTCGAACGCGCATGTTGGCGTCAGATAAGACACCGGCACCGAATTCTTACAACTTGCCCAGTTTCATGGGACCGCGCAGCCACAACAAGGCGTCGGCGCCCGCCTATTCAATCGTCGGACGCAGCAAGAATGGAAGTTTTCACGAAGACCTCAAAAAG ACTCCCGGACCCGGAACGTATCAAATCGTTGATACATCGGTTTTGAAACGACGAAACCCAATGTATTCGATCACCGGCCGAAACATGCTGCCAGGCGATTCAACTGTGAAGCCAGGACCTGGTCGTTACAGTCCAGAAAAGTCGTTTCCcacgaagaaagcggcgcCCAGATTTTCGTTCGGAGTCCGCCATTCCGAATACACGGCCCCCGTGTTGGATGTCTCCATCGActga